In Mustela lutreola isolate mMusLut2 chromosome 1, mMusLut2.pri, whole genome shotgun sequence, one genomic interval encodes:
- the BACE1 gene encoding beta-secretase 1 isoform X1 has translation MAQALPWLLLWMGWGVLPARCSQPGIRLPLRSGLGAPPLGLRLPRETAEEPEEPSRRGSFVEMVDNLRGKSGQGYYVEMTVGSPPQTLNILVDTGSSNFAVGAAPHPFLHRYYQRQLSSTYRDLRKGVYVPYTQGKWEGELGTDLVSIPHGPNVTVRANIAAITESDKFFINGSNWEGILGLAYAEIARPDDSLEPFFDSLVKQTHVPNLFSLQLCGAGFPLNQSEVLASVGGSMIIGGIDHSLYTGSLWYTPIRREWYYEVIIVRVEINGQDLKMDCKEYNYDKSIVDSGTTNLRLPKKVFEAAVKSIKAASSTEKFPDGFWLGEQLVCWQAGTTPWNIFPVISLYLMGEVTNQSFRITILPQQYLRPVEDVATSQDDCYKFAISQSSTGTVMGAVIMEGFYVVFDRARKRIGFAVSACHVHDEFRTAAVEGPFITPDMEDCGYNIPQTDESTLMTIAYVMAAICALFMLPLCLMVCQWRCLRCLRHQHDDFADDISLLK, from the exons ATGGCCCAAGCGCTGCCCTGGCTCCTGCTGTGGATGGGCTGGGGAGTGCTGCCCGCCCGCTGCTCCCAGCCCGGCATCCGGCTGCCCCTGCGAAGCGGGCTGGGGGCGCCCCCCCTGGGGCTGCGGCTGCCCCGGGAGACCGCGGAGGAGCCGGAGGAGCCCAGCCGGAGGGGCAGCTTTGTGGAGATGGTGGACAACCTGAGGGGCAAGTCCGGTCAGGGCTACTACGTGGAGATGACCGTGGGCAGCCCCCCGCAGACG CTCAACATCCTCGTGGACACAGGCAGCAGTAACTTTGCGGTGGGGGCTGCTCCCCACCCTTTCCTGCATCGCTACTACCAGAGGCAGCT GTCCAGCACGTACCGGGACCTCCGGAAGGGCGTGTATGTGCCCTACACCCAGGGCAAGTGGGAGGGGGAGCTGGGCACCGACCTGGTGAGCATCCCCCACGGCCCCAACGTCACTGTGCGCGCCAACATCGCTGCCATCACTGAATCAGACAAGTTCTTCATCAATGGCTCCAATTGGGAGGGCATCCTGGGGCTGGCCTATGCTGAGATCGCCAGG CCGGATGACTCCCTGGAGCCGTTCTTTGACTCCCTGGTAAAGCAGACCCACGTTCCCAACCTCTTCTCCCTGCAGCTCTGTGGTGCAGGCTTCCCACTCAACCAGTCAGAAGTGCTAGCCTCAGTTGGAGGGAGCATG ATCATCGGGGGTATCGACCACTCACTGTACACAGGCAGCCTCTGGTACACACCCATCCGACGGGAGTGGTACTATGAGGTCATCATCGTGCGGGTGGAGATCAACGGGCAGGACCTGAAAATGGACTGCAAGGAG TACAACTACGACAAGAGCATCGTGGATAGTGGCACCACCAACCTTCGTTTGCCCAAGAAAGTGTTTGAAGCTGCCGTCAAATCCATCAAGGCAGCCTCCTCG ACGGAGAAGTTCCCGGACGGGTTCTGGCTGGGGGAGCAGCTGGTGTGCTGGCAGGCGGGCACCACCCCTTGGAACATTTTCCCGGTCATCTCCCTCTACCTAATGGGCGAGGTCACCAATCAGTCCTTCCGCATCACCATCCTTCCACAG CAATACCTGCGGCCAGTGGAAGACGTGGCCACGTCCCAAGATGACTGCTACAAGTTCGCCATCTCACAGTCCTCCACGGGCACTGTGATGGGAGCTGTGATCATGGAGGGCTTCTACGTCGTCTTTGATCGGGCCCGAAAGCGAATCGGCTTTGCTGTCAGTGCTTGTCATG TGCACGATGAGTTCAGGACGGCAGCGGTGGAAGGCCCATTTATCACCCCAGACATGGAAGACTGTGGCTACAACATCCCACAGACAGACGAGTCGACCCTCATGACCATAGCCTACGTCATGGCGGCCATCTGCGCCCTCTTCATGCTGCCGCTCTGCCTCATGGTGTGCCAGTGGCGCTGCCTCCGCTGCCTGCGCCATCAACACGATGACTTTGCTGATGACATCTCCCTGCTGAAGTGA
- the BACE1 gene encoding beta-secretase 1 isoform X2, with product MAQALPWLLLWMGWGVLPARCSQPGIRLPLRSGLGAPPLGLRLPRETAEEPEEPSRRGSFVEMVDNLRGKSGQGYYVEMTVGSPPQTLNILVDTGSSNFAVGAAPHPFLHRYYQRQLSSTYRDLRKGVYVPYTQGKWEGELGTDLPDDSLEPFFDSLVKQTHVPNLFSLQLCGAGFPLNQSEVLASVGGSMIIGGIDHSLYTGSLWYTPIRREWYYEVIIVRVEINGQDLKMDCKEYNYDKSIVDSGTTNLRLPKKVFEAAVKSIKAASSTEKFPDGFWLGEQLVCWQAGTTPWNIFPVISLYLMGEVTNQSFRITILPQQYLRPVEDVATSQDDCYKFAISQSSTGTVMGAVIMEGFYVVFDRARKRIGFAVSACHVHDEFRTAAVEGPFITPDMEDCGYNIPQTDESTLMTIAYVMAAICALFMLPLCLMVCQWRCLRCLRHQHDDFADDISLLK from the exons ATGGCCCAAGCGCTGCCCTGGCTCCTGCTGTGGATGGGCTGGGGAGTGCTGCCCGCCCGCTGCTCCCAGCCCGGCATCCGGCTGCCCCTGCGAAGCGGGCTGGGGGCGCCCCCCCTGGGGCTGCGGCTGCCCCGGGAGACCGCGGAGGAGCCGGAGGAGCCCAGCCGGAGGGGCAGCTTTGTGGAGATGGTGGACAACCTGAGGGGCAAGTCCGGTCAGGGCTACTACGTGGAGATGACCGTGGGCAGCCCCCCGCAGACG CTCAACATCCTCGTGGACACAGGCAGCAGTAACTTTGCGGTGGGGGCTGCTCCCCACCCTTTCCTGCATCGCTACTACCAGAGGCAGCT GTCCAGCACGTACCGGGACCTCCGGAAGGGCGTGTATGTGCCCTACACCCAGGGCAAGTGGGAGGGGGAGCTGGGCACCGACCTG CCGGATGACTCCCTGGAGCCGTTCTTTGACTCCCTGGTAAAGCAGACCCACGTTCCCAACCTCTTCTCCCTGCAGCTCTGTGGTGCAGGCTTCCCACTCAACCAGTCAGAAGTGCTAGCCTCAGTTGGAGGGAGCATG ATCATCGGGGGTATCGACCACTCACTGTACACAGGCAGCCTCTGGTACACACCCATCCGACGGGAGTGGTACTATGAGGTCATCATCGTGCGGGTGGAGATCAACGGGCAGGACCTGAAAATGGACTGCAAGGAG TACAACTACGACAAGAGCATCGTGGATAGTGGCACCACCAACCTTCGTTTGCCCAAGAAAGTGTTTGAAGCTGCCGTCAAATCCATCAAGGCAGCCTCCTCG ACGGAGAAGTTCCCGGACGGGTTCTGGCTGGGGGAGCAGCTGGTGTGCTGGCAGGCGGGCACCACCCCTTGGAACATTTTCCCGGTCATCTCCCTCTACCTAATGGGCGAGGTCACCAATCAGTCCTTCCGCATCACCATCCTTCCACAG CAATACCTGCGGCCAGTGGAAGACGTGGCCACGTCCCAAGATGACTGCTACAAGTTCGCCATCTCACAGTCCTCCACGGGCACTGTGATGGGAGCTGTGATCATGGAGGGCTTCTACGTCGTCTTTGATCGGGCCCGAAAGCGAATCGGCTTTGCTGTCAGTGCTTGTCATG TGCACGATGAGTTCAGGACGGCAGCGGTGGAAGGCCCATTTATCACCCCAGACATGGAAGACTGTGGCTACAACATCCCACAGACAGACGAGTCGACCCTCATGACCATAGCCTACGTCATGGCGGCCATCTGCGCCCTCTTCATGCTGCCGCTCTGCCTCATGGTGTGCCAGTGGCGCTGCCTCCGCTGCCTGCGCCATCAACACGATGACTTTGCTGATGACATCTCCCTGCTGAAGTGA